A stretch of Pomacea canaliculata isolate SZHN2017 linkage group LG6, ASM307304v1, whole genome shotgun sequence DNA encodes these proteins:
- the LOC112566258 gene encoding uncharacterized protein LOC112566258, which produces MMFQHPTHCAYVQFIRGSLNAEIVCILNCGMKVAVSSKLVLNVTCDRCTQEPSATVIYVWKILKVENSTDGRRVEISDANIFEKTGTSSGRGAVIKENALEGGQTYRVEVNVTLLADHSNGFAAREFRTNCPPWGGNCTVTPLQGDVMKDSFSMWCIGWKDEGFSEDANSTSDGDEKSLLLAPLIYKFQLRRNNTVFPIAQGGESKMPRVMLPLLQGTNDSEYELVARIYDPWNDFVEVSQPINLYVDESSSSLEKTLLFWDGQSSYTNWSSNLEKQMKSLTIASSLIAAHNVSDNQTELQMVQESSSGNIKQVVNAGWNDVWTELQHPSSTPIRDNLTAETDKFINMVWIRGEDAKNLSGHGLTALAEGLSMILFNPTTTSRDSVVSA; this is translated from the exons ATGATGTTTCAACATCCAACGCACTGTGCGTACGTACAGTTCATCCGGGGCTCTCTCAACGCCGAGATCGT GTGCATTCTGAACTGTGGGATGAAGGTTGCTGTATCATCCAAGCTGGTTCTCAATGTAACCTGCGATCGCTGCACACAAGAACCCAGTGCGACAGTCATATACGTGTGGAAGATCTTAAAGGTCGAAAACTCGACCGACGGAAGGAGAGTTGAAATCTCGGACGCTAACATTTTTGAGAAGACAG GCACAAGCAGTGGACGAGGGGCAGTGATCAAGGAGAATGCGCTGGAAGGTGGTCAGACTTACCGGGTGGAGGTCAACGTGACACTGCTGGCTGATCACTCCAATGGCTTTGCCGCCAGAGAGTTCAGGACAAACTGTCCGCCATGGGGAGGCAATTGCACGGTAACCCCACTACAAG gCGATGTTATGAAGGACTCATTCTCGATGTGGTGCATTGGCTGGAAGGACGAGGGCTTTTCTGAGGACGCAAACAGTACAAGTGATGGCGACGAAAAATCGCTACTTTTGGCACCTTTAATTTACAAGTTTCAGCTGAGAAGAAATAACACGGTTTTCCCCATAGCTCAAGGAG GGGAGAGCAAAATGCCTCGGGTCATGTTACCACTCCTTCAAGGAACAAATGATTCTGAGTATGAGCTGGTAGCTCGTATTTATGATCCATGGAATGACTTCGTTGAAGTTTCCCAGCCTATCAAC CTTTACGTCGACGAGAGCAGTTCAAGTTTAGAAAAGACTCTGCTGTTTTGGGATGGTCAGTCTTCGTACACTAACTGGTCATCGAACTTggaaaagcagatgaaaagtcTTACTATCGCCAGCTCTCTGATCGCTGCACAT AATGTTTCAGACAATCAGACGGAATTACAGATGGTCCAAGAAAGTAGCTCAGGG AACATAAAGCAGGTGGTCAATGCTGGCTGGAACGATGTTTGGACCGAACTCCAGCATCCTTCAAGCACTCCCATCAGAGACAATCTGACCGCG GAAACGGACAAGTTCATTAACATGGTGTGGATCCGCGGGGAGGATGCCAAGAACCTCTCTGGCCACGGACTGACGGCCCTAGCCGAGGGTCTGAGCATGATCCTTTTcaatcccaccaccaccagccgCGACTCTGTGGTGAGTGCTTGA
- the LOC112566965 gene encoding uncharacterized protein LOC112566965: protein MATESLKTLYTTKPYPIFENLKESVSAMTALLDRIIAASVPSYHIADGRGIVFNSSDISKDDENFIKTSLGILSTEKDQQKIDLIRKVLPKLEETLNAMYDSLLAGMVVSQVPEMVERGGLSLMASKMTGHDLNTTTIIADPKTVVLNIKSGGDTASDPNSEVVIKATVYTQNPYASSSDSSSYNITSPVVRVDLRDNNGTRELSTLSMTIKRGAKVPLPSLGSFFSNDTRDGFDNLLYHRLSVPSLHSTVVTYIQLPLEMGNVVAYFRSGKAPSLDRHDFNVQGKLVRSTEGELAVSSDENTTTFKFVVPPGVLKVGAALVGFHVAECNETFAYKYLSFTDSCHVWDEYNLKWVPACKMSSASTATETVCTCDNPPGVAFASAFMVPPNTIDFKLVFSKFDPNNASVYGTLIGLLLVWVLGVVWARRQDKKTRKR from the exons ATGGCCACTGAATCACTTAAGACCTTGTATACCACGAAGCCTTACCCAATCTTCGAGAACCTAAAGGAATCTGTTTCCG CTATGACGGCGCTACTGGATCGCATCATTGCCGCCAGTGTTCCATCATATCACATAGCAGATGGTCGTGGAATCGTCTTCAACTCTTCCGACATCAGCAAGGATGACGAGAATTTTATCAAAACCAGTCTGGGTATTCTCTCGACTGAGAAAGATCAGCAGAAAATAGACCTA ATCAGGAAAGTCCTGCCTAAGTTGGAGGAAACGCTAAACGCCATGTACGACTCTCTTCTCGCGGGAATGGTCGTCAGTCAAGTCCCAGAAATGGTAGAACGAGGCGGGTTATCGTTAATGGCCAGCAAGATGACAGGACACGAcctcaacaccaccaccatcatcgccGACCCCAAAACGGTCGttctaaatattaaaagtggCGGTGACACAGCAAGTGACCCAAACTCGGAGGTGGTAATCAAG GCCACGGTGTACACCCAGAACCCGTATGCCTCGTCAAGCGATTCCTCTTCCTACAACATCACGTCGCCGGTCGTGCGGGTGGATCTGCGAGACAACAACGGTACCCGAGAGCTGAGCACACTCAGCATGACGATCAAGAGAGGCGCCAAGGTCCCGCTACCTTCTCTCGGCTCCTTCTTCTCCAACGACACCCGCGATGGCTTCGACAACTTGCTGTACCATCGCCTGTCAGTGCCCTCCCTTCACTCCACCGTGGTGACGTACATACAACTTCCACTTGAGATGGGGAACGTCGTAGCCTACTTCCGGTCTGGTAAAGCGCCCTCACTGGACAG GCATGACTTCAATGTACAAGGGAAACTCGTTCGATCTACTGAAGGGGAATTGGCGGTCT CCTCAGACGAAAATACGACAACGTTTAAATTTGTTGTGCCCCCTGGTGTCCTTAAGGTGGGAGCAGCCTTGGTTGGTTTCCACGTAGCTGAAT GTAATGAGACCTTTGCCTACAAATACCTGTCGTTTACTGACAGCTGTCATGTTTGGGACGAGTACAACCTCAAGTGGGTTCCAGCCTGCAAg ATGTCCTCTGCCTCCACTGCTACCGAGACAGTGTGCACCTGTGATAATCCACCAGGTGTGGCCTTTGCCAGCGCTTTCATGGTGCCGCCCAATACTATCGACTTCAAGCTTGTTTTCTCCAAGTTTGACCCCAACAACGCGTCGGTATACGGCACACTGATTGGTCTTCTGCTTGTCTGGGTGCTGGGCGTTGTGTGGGCCCGACGTCAGGATAAAAAGACAAGGAAAAGGTAA
- the LOC112566255 gene encoding polycystic kidney disease 2-like 2 protein: MSFQETSESIIFHYHHRFRGHGGESWFSALLLDNLVDVVCVHRHHFCPHDDFRSYLPQLSALPGPRAGTKKYLKEELTKIANIAKTPDLKENTGKSEESPKDSVGTNLQTNLLPHYWCYIGWLLLMATAATCAFFLVLYSMQWGITTSEEWLASFVISFFESIFVMDPIKVILLACLLAYCIHNPYTEQPHSEDVTLERVQAEVSMFSARAVDPAALPPDPPPRNVLAQSRKRRLQEQESQRVFFDLLLYIVFVFCVFSLSYGNRDEDAFYQNGHLDSLLYTSTGDAHFPFANITKREEVMRWMNETMLPVLFPRRDSLGNSLQLRERVFTSDPSSFRVGPVRVRQLRMPFMERTSTVGSYLSLLGRRQYCPPYSMGQEETGMYCVGWKPLASCSYEERNTKLSRAAWMYQSFEGISSLPVWGTYSVYSSGGYVMDFSVNWDVISLMLQELEEKIWLDEQTRAVFVEFSLYNPDSNLFSYLRLSAEFPETGDIYLGREIQTFRIYEHLQVIGFYMYICKIIAAIGVIIFTIKIALKIKQQKLGFFHDFWQVLDLGIVMICYVTMAFYAIKMMKVNESMAVWRDNPKQYVDFYQTVFWDNMYGYSLAAVVFITTIRLLRILGYNRRLTMIAAVLANSGRDLFGFSLVFAIIFVAYLSAGYLVFASTLSEFRSPWESAFALYQLLLGRNVLAVFSDELALFAWVYFISYVILVFMILMTMFQAIVCGSSTIVRSEVSSVPPPYGLTNLFVKFYHTVIADLLPAWLTRGKSATGLAKVHAQSTGSTSEDPHTLTGNLRRLNT; this comes from the exons ATGTCCTTTCAGGAAACGTCGGaaagtattatttttcattatcatcacagATTCCGTGGGCATGGAGGTGAAAGTTGGTTTTCTGCGCTTCTCCTTGACAACCTTGTGGACGTCGTCTGTGTCCATCGTCATCACTTCTGTCCCCATGATGATTTTCGTTCTTATCTTCCGCAATTATCGGCCCTGCCAGGGCCCAGGGCTGGAACCAAGAAATATCTAAAGGAGGAACTTACTAAAATAGCTAATAT TGCCAAAACACCTGACCTCAAAGAGAACACAGGCAAGTCGGAAGAGAGCCCGAAGGACTCTGTGGGAACCAATCTGCAGACTAACCTACTGCCCCACTACTGGTGCTACATCGGCTGGCTGCTCCTGATGGCGACCGCAGCGACCTGCGCCTTCTTCCTGGTGCTGTACAGCATGCAGTGGGGCATCACTACCTCCGAGGAATGGCTTGCCTCCTTCGTCATTTCCTTCTTCGAAAGCATCTTTGTCATGGACCCTATCAAG GTGATATTGCTGGCGTGTCTGCTAGCCTACTGCATCCATAACCCATACACAGAGCAGCCTCACAGTGAGGACGTGACCTTGGAGCGAGTGCAGGCGGAGGTCAGCATGTTCAGCGCTCGGGCTGTAG ACCCCGCAGCTCTGCCACCTGACCCCCCGCCACGCAATGTTCTGGCACAGTCCCGCAAGCGTCGCTTACAAGAACAAGAATCACAGCGGGTCTTCTTCGACCTCCTCCTTTATATCGTCTTTGTCTTCTGCGTCTTTTCTTTGTCGTACGGCAACCGTGACGAAGACGCGTTCTACCAAAACGGCCACCTTGATAGTCTGCTGTATACGTCGACGGGTGATGCCCATTTTCCCTTCGCTAAT ATCACCAAGCGAGAAGAGGTGATGAGGTGGATGAATGAGACGATGCTGCCCGTGTTGTTTCCTCGGAGAGACAGTCTGGGTAACAGCCTGCAACTACGTGAACGAGTCTTCACCTCTGACCCCAGCAGCTTCAGGGTTGGTCCCGTCCGGGTCCGTCAGCTCAGGATGCCTTTCA TGGAAAGAACCAGTACAGTCGGAAGCTATTTGTCCCTGCTCGGAAGGCGCCAGTATTGCCCCCCTTACAGCATGGGGCAGGAGGAGACGGGGATGTACTGTGTAGGGTGGAAACCACTGGCTTCTTGCTCCTACGAAGAAAGAAATACCAAGCTGAGCCGGGCCGCCTGGATGTACCAGAGCTTTGAAGGCATCTCCTCCCTGCCTGTATGGGGAACTTACTCCGTCTACAGCAGTGGCGGCTACGTTATGGACTTTTCCGTCAACTG GGACGTGATAAGTCTAATGTTACAAGAACTAGAAGAGAAGATTTGGCTGGATGAACAGACACGCGCCGTCTTTGTAGAGTTTTCCCTCTACAACCCTGACAGCAACCTGTTCTCGTACCTGCGACTCTCTGCTGAGTTCCCCGAGACAGGTGACATCTACCTGGGAAGAGAAATACAGACCTTCCGCATCTACGAACACCTGCAGGTTATAGGTTTCTACATGTACATCTGCAAAATTATCGCTGCTATCGGCGTCATCATCTTCACCATCAAGATTGCCCTCAAGATCAAACAGCAAAAGCTCGGTTTCTTCCATGACTTCTGGCAG GTGTTGGACCTTGGCATCGTAATGATATGCTATGTTACCATGGCTTTCTACGCCATCAAGATGATGAAAGTTAACGAGTCCATGGCTGTCTGGCGGGATAATCCTAAG CAATACGTAGACTTTTACCAGACGGTCTTCTGGGACAACATGTATGGATACTCGCTGGCCGCCGTCGtcttcatcaccaccatccGCCTGCTGCGCATCCTGGGCTACAACCGACGACTGACGATGATCGCCGCCGTGCTGGCCAACTCCGGCCGGGACCTGTTCGGCTTCTCGCTCGTTTTCGCCATCATCTTCGTGGCCTACCTCTCAGCAGGCTACCTCGTCTTCGCCAGCACCTTGTCCGAGTTCCGCTCGCCGTGGGAGTCGGCTTTCGCGTTGTACCAGCTGCTGCTGGGCAGGAACGTGCTGGCCGTCTTCTCGGACGAACTGGCGTTGTTCGCCTGGGTCTACTTCATTTCCTACGTCATCCTGGTCTTCATGATCCTCATGACAATGTTCCAG GCGATCGTGTGTGGGTCCAGCACCATTGTCCGCTCAGAGGTCAGCAGCGTGCCGCCCCCCTATGGGCTGACCAACCTGTTCGTCAAGTTCTACCACACCGTCATCGCCGACCTGCTCCCTGCCTGGCTTACACGTGGCAAAAGTGCAACAG GTCTCGCTAAAGTGCACGCGCAATCAACAGGAAGCACATCCGAAGATCCCCACACCCTAACAGGAAACTTAAG GCGCCTAAACACCTGA